The stretch of DNA ACTCTTACCTTGAATTCTTGTCTGAACTGCATTTTCACCTGCTTCGCCTATTGCAACAAGTATGTCGAAATAGATTTCCAACTTGTTTCGTCTAAGTTGTTTTAGCGGTCTTGATGTTTCTTTGATTATGTCTGAGTGAAAGTCGTACAATCTACCTCGGCTTTCTGGATTTAGGATGCCGATTGACTCTGACATGTATGCACATAATGCTGTGATTGGCAAATCAAACCCCATTCCTAATATTTTTTCACATTCAAAGAATCTTTCCACATGGTCGTCTCTGAAAAATACTGTCTTATCTCCAAAAATCCTTATCCCAGTTTTTTTATCGTCTTTTGCCTGTTTTACGATATCGTGCATTCTATTCAATAAATCATTAGAATCAAATTTGTCCTTTGGGAAATACCACTTGTTAGAATTCAAAATGACTGCGTTTTTTTCTTTTTCAAGTTTTTTCAAATCTATTCTGTAGTTTTTTTCCATTTGCTGTTTGAAGCTATTCTCCTCATCGTCTATGAGTATGATGATCTCATTTTGTTTGATACCTTCGATTAGGAATTCAGATGCATGTTTTATTTTTGATTCGAGATTAGAATAAATTAGTAAATTATGAACATTTTCTAATCCCACTTCCTTATTGTGTGGTTTTTATAGATAAATCTTAGCTTTGAATTTTAGTAGTTGATATGCCTGCTTTATTCTTGACAAAAACTGACCAAACCAAAATGAATAATCCTACATCTCTTAATATGTTGGATGCAATCCTTGCAGCAACACTACCGTCGATTGAAAAAATTAACACCGAAAATTGACCCATTAGGAGAATCATAAATGCAAAGGGGACATGAATTGGACCATTCTTTTGAGCTACATATTGTAATGAAGATTTTACTATGTATGCAAGTATGATTACATTGAATAGCCTGAATAAAAAGTTGGATTGATTGGCTATTGTTGGGCCAGGTAATTGCATTGTGATGTTGGTCAAAAATAACACAATTCCAGTCATGATGAATGCCGCAATTCCAATCTTTAACAAGGGAATTTGTTGATCTTGTTTGCTACGATAATGATATGTTAATGCAATAAAAACAAAACCAGCTGATAGAAAAATCAACCGATACCAGTACAGTAAGTTATACTGACTTGATTCAAGAATTGGCCCAAATGTTGCTGTTATTAGCAAGAAAAAATCACCAAGAGCTATACTTGCAAAACCAATGACGAGTCCTAGCAAAAATTGACTCTGTGCGATTTTGTACATTTTAAATGACTGCCCGGCAAAAATGCTTGCCAAAACAATTGAAATTATGCTTGTGGGCAGCAATACATGTGCAAGTGCAGAGTGATCAATCAACAACTCCATACTGATCTAGTTGTTATGCGAAATTATTGATAATAAGACAAACTCCCCATGGGACATATCATAATATGTATTG from Candidatus Nitrosotenuis aquarius encodes:
- a CDS encoding MEDS domain-containing protein, with amino-acid sequence MGLENVHNLLIYSNLESKIKHASEFLIEGIKQNEIIILIDDEENSFKQQMEKNYRIDLKKLEKEKNAVILNSNKWYFPKDKFDSNDLLNRMHDIVKQAKDDKKTGIRIFGDKTVFFRDDHVERFFECEKILGMGFDLPITALCAYMSESIGILNPESRGRLYDFHSDIIKETSRPLKQLRRNKLEIYFDILVAIGEAGENAVQTRIQGKSNLSYDKFTKYLDEMRERKLIQRDPLTITDKGREFVNKFDSISSFLHKMGLDYIQ